A window of Fusarium oxysporum Fo47 chromosome II, complete sequence genomic DNA:
GAGCAATAGTGCGCCGCCACCCCTCATGCCCCCCAAAGTTCGAGCTGGAACACCAGAACTGTCCAAGCAGGCATCGACGGAGAGCCTGGGCCTTGCACCCCCTGCTATGGCTCGATCCGTTTCCAACACTAGCAATGCCAGCGCACCACCCAGTCGGCCAACGACAAGCATGAGCAATGCGAGCAGCATCGACGATTTACTCAGCGTGGCGCCTCGCAAAGCTAgtgacaagaagaagccacGAAAGGGTGGTCGATATGTCGATGTCATGGCCAAGTAAGGCACGAATAAGTGTCATATTCGTTTGGATTTGAAATACCAAGTCAATTTCCGGCGTTCTCGTGGGGATTCGTGCTAGGAACGAATCAATATGTATTAATAGTTAGAATATTGTTGCGTCTTGTATTTCTGCGATGGTTTGAATTGTAGGAGCGCTGGCCTGGGGCTATAACAGCGACTGTACACAAAGAATTGAGGAAGCGGACGAGTTGTAATGTTTTGGACCAGGAAGAGAATAGACCCTAATGCTACCATCGAGACATGATCACGACTCGAGGAGGTATTTGACAAAGAACGATAATACGATGAAGAATTCTACCGTTGATTTTTTTGATTACTGCGTGCTTTGACAGACATACACTTTTGACCGAACGCCCAACTGAATACCAAAATCCGTTCTAGAAATCGCTACCCAGCTCCAACGCCCGAAACATGAAAGTTCATCATTCATCTTGATGTGTTTCACATACTATATGACTGTACATAGTACTGGCATTGTTAGCACACAattgatggggttgagggCAAACACAGGGCAAACTCACTGTCACGACAGAGTCATCCGCTGTAGCATCATCGTACTGGGGCACATAGACGTAGAGGATTAACGCATGGTCGTCAGCAAAACAGGCAATGACCCTGCCTTCCAAGCGACCAACACTAAGGACACGGCTCCAGTCCTTACCATCGACACGTACAGTCGCCCAATGATTGGGACCGCCTGCTCGAAACTTCGTACTTGGATGCTCCTCCACGGGACAATCGAGCTGTGCGGGGTCAAGCTCTGGGTTTTCGAGATTAGACCACACACTACAGATATCTGTAGTCTCGGTTGCGATCCGTAGTCGTAGACCACCGTGCATGTTGGCGCTAAGCTCAAGTTTTGGGGATTTCGTATGAGCAGAAGAGCCAGAATTAGAGGCCATAGCAAGCTTGGTGAAGCGGTCTgagatggccttgagctgaagaagagggggCAGTTGAATGTGGACATCTGGTTCTCGTACTCGAGGCTGCATGATAGTCTCAACTGTTTCGGGATGAAGGACACGCACGGGTATGTCCTGagtgatgatcttctcatgCTCTCGTCTCAATGAAGTCTCGAGGTGCTCTGCCTGAAACATTTCGTCGTCATCGAATGGGTCGTCACCAGTGGCTGTTCCTGAAGGTTTCGCGGCCCCAGCTGGGTTGGTAGCTGACGTAGTCGTTGTGATAGTCATCGAAAGAACTGGCAGACCGTCTTTCTTTGTGAGGCGTAGGGAAGCAGAGATACTGTTAAGCGCAGACTTGAGGGCGCGTTGAAgtggttgaagaggaagctcCAAGTTAATAGTATTACCTGCCTCGGCGGACTGAATGTGATAGCCATCAAAGATGAAGTCCATGGCAAGAGACCTTGAGATTTATAAGCAATTACATagcttgagaaggaagaataCATACGCCCATACTTGAGATCCCATGTCTGGGATGACGGTGAATCGTGCAGTATCATCGCTCAAGCGCAACCAGGCAATCTTCTCAAGAGAGCCAAGTGCAGCTGTAAGCTCTGTGATCATCAGGATTAGCAAAACGTACCCGAGAAAAGCAAGAGTGATAGAAAGACTCAGGAATGTGTGTAGAAGGACTTACTTGAGAATGTGCGAATATTTTTCAGCTCTGTACGAAAACGCATCTTTAGGAGTCGCGATGATAGAAATGGTGCAAGTAAATGGAACGGACGGGATTGTTATGGATGTACTCCATAGACGAACGTGATGTAAGGTAAAGGCCGGAAGTCACGAATTGTGGGTCACCTACCTAGTAGGTATTTATAACAGACACACATGAGAGACGGCACTGGGTGCAATGAAAGACCGACCTACCTACATTACCTAGGTACAATAATTGAAAAATAATGGAAGCAGTTACTTACATGATAacttacctacctaggtTCATAGTCAAAGCCCAATGTGCCAATCGCGCCTTTGAATAGTGTTGAGAGAGGCAGGATATCTTCCCGTTTGGGGGGATTAAAACTGCCTCCTCTGCATCAAAACCCTTTCCACGacaataaagaagaagactcCTTCCAAAGAGGACAGTGAAAGGAGAGTGTGTTTAACGCTTGATCGAGGAAAGCGAGCATATGTATAAAACAGACCCCTTTGATGTGGAACTCtcctctccatcatcatcatcaaaacacatcgtcaagatcatcacAACTACCATATTTTACGTCCAAACTCTCGCTTACTTGCCCGTTCGCTCATCACTCCAGACGCTATGAGCAATTTCACCACTCAAACATGGACACTGCGGAAGGACGCAGTGTTACAGAGTCTTCCGAACAACAGATCAAGAACATACAATCACGGCACGAAGACACGCCTCCAGTTTCACAAGTCCCCGAGGTTCAAAATCCAGTCGAGGCTTCCTCATCAGTTCCGGCTGAAGGAAAGACCGGCAAAACAGCAAAAAAACCCTTCTTCAAACGAACCTGGAGCAAGGCCACAGAACGATTATTCCGAAGAAATACAGGGAATGAGGCAAGACGCTTCTTTATTCATAATGTACGACAACTACCTCCTGCCCACCAGCGCGGACCGTCAGATCCGTCAGGTTTTGTAAATTTGGGGAGGCAAGATCCCAGGGCTCGCGATCCAAAAGTGAAACACCCTGATTCAGGCCCGGATCATTGTGTCATGTGCAACAAGCAACTCCATGACTCTACCAGCGATTACCACAGCTGGAAACGCTGTGAGACTCGAGTATATCTTCCTTGCGGTCATCCATTTGGCCACCGTTGCTTGCACAGTTACCTAAGACATCGTCTAGTTTCTCGAACTCCAGAGAGCGATGCTATCATTGTTGGAGGTGAGCAATACTGTCCCATGGGAAATTGTATCCCCATTCGATACGAGTGTGACCACCTTGCTATTCCAACACTCCAACGTCCCCAACCCAGGTACGAGGACCAAGAGGGCCAAATTATACCGTCAGAATGTGGCTTTTGTTCATCTGATCCATGCGTCGAAAGTAGGATTAGCCACAAGGAAGAATATTCCAAGAAAATGATCGCATCACCATTGCCAAGGCAATATACCTATCTGCCAGGCCGGATAGTTTCTAGTGCTAGAAAGGCCTAGCGCGCCTGGCACGAATGGAAGTTCCTTAGGGTCAGTCGATTGTTGGATGACGAATGGCTTGCATCTCGCACAAAGCAATTTCAGGCATGCGAGGCTCGCAGACTCGCATGGCTGAATATTGTCATAGAGCCCCCGGCAAACAGAAGTCCTGAGGAAGCAAACAGGTACAGACGAGCCATTGATGCCCCTGAGATTGCAATCCTCCTGAGTCAGCGAGAGAAGAGTAACCTGCCCCCAGGACCAAGCAcagagatgagagaagaTCGAAACCAGGCTGGAacaaaaaaggaaaagacaGTTGAATTCCCTTCGGCAGTCGGGAACGTTGACGGCCATGATCATATCACTCCTGCCGAAGCTAGCACTTCGTGGAAGTTACCTGAAGTCGCTAAGCAACCTCCATTCGACGTTCCTACACCAGGAGAGGCGGGCAGATCTGCCACGGGAGCCGCATCAATTAATGGCACCGCGGGaagcaagaacaagactaATTCCACAGTCACCGATGTCACTGTGCCTCAACCACCCGTGCAGAAGACTGCCTCGGAATCAGAACCGGGCTTAATCGACAAGAAGACCAATGTTGGTCCTCGGGGAGATatggctgaggaggaacCCGAGAAACTAGTGACTCTCCCTGATCCACCGAAGGATGTTCCAAAGAAGTCGGCCAAAGAAACAGAGTCGAAGGCAGAGGGGAAAAGGAAAGTTGCTCAGCCAACAGCCTCATGATCACATTCTAGCTTCTGTCTCGTGCGGAGGACTTGGCTATGGGGGGTGGCATGAAGGATCAGGTTATTTCTATTTCACTTTCGAAGAATGGCTGTATCTTTCTTTGTTGGCTGTGTCCTTGAACCTGGGTGCGATTTTGGAATCTTTGATGAAGAGCGATATAGTTTTAGCGATATGATTTCTAATGATTGAGGTAGATAGCGCTACAAGCGATGAATGAATATCAACCTGTTGCTTCAAAATCACATGTGACAATGATGAATACTGTCGTATAATAAGCTGCACATCATGTTCTATCACTGGAAAATACTATGTGCGTGGGAGTCGTTCAGTATTACTAAAATACTTAGATTAACTTGAGAAATGATATTAATACAACTACTAACTTAAAGGTATACTGAAATACATATACTTTCTCCTAAATTAATCTAAGCATTTCaaaactttaaatataattgACTATTTCTTCTGTCGCTTCAGAGATGTGTTCTGCTGAATATCCATCCATATATGTAAAGTATTTTATGAATCCGAAAGGTGTAAGAAACGTATTGAATTGTAACATTATGACCTAAAATTATTCCTTGCAAGCCGGTCTGGCTCATCGTCGCTATCGTCCCTGAAACCCTCTTCAAGACTGCAAACATGATGTCAGTTACTGTTGTGGATGGGGATGTGCAATAAAGATTCTAGGTTGCTAAACAGCAGCACTTACTCTCTACTTAATCGCCTGGTGTTGTCTGGCCGAGCAGCACGAGTATCAGCCTCCATCTGGCGCCACGTATCCTCGTCGACGTTCCCAAGTTCCTctccatcatcgtcttccagCCCATCATCGGAGACGTCCTCGGATGCGAATGCGACGCCGCGATTAGAGCGCCAAGTGGCCATCCGGGACGTTATGCGCTGTCGCAGGGACGATGTTTGAGAAGAGAGTGTGTCGAGAGGTAGGTACTGGCTGTAGCGGGCATATCGGCGCCAGAGGGGAATGAGGACGTAagtgaggaggatgaagagtaTCAAGGAGATGACGGCGGGAACAATGAGCGTCTAGTAGCGATCATGTGGATGTCAGTAGGAGAGGAGTATAGGAGCAAGTTGGCATGATGTGTATGTTACCTTGATAACGGACATGGTGGCGCCCATGTTCTATATGTCGGAATCTAAAGCGACAGTCCTGGAGTCCGGCTCAGCAAGTTTCGAGGCCGAAAATGTCACGATGTTGAAGCTGGAGGTTGCCGTGATCGCCCTGAGGCTACAGCGGGAAACGTGGCTGAAGCCACAAGGGCCCAGCGGGAGGTGACGACGCCGAAGATCCCGCTAAAAGGGGCGGACCAACAGAAGCGTTCAGACCTGCAGGGGGATAGAGTGTCCATCATCGCTAACGGCCATGTCAATATTTTTCTAGAACGATCTCAATAATCAGCAATACATGTTTCCACAATTCCTTGAGGGAGGACAGTTTTCACATGGGATCTTGGcttagttattaataattcCCTGTCTACCTACCTACCGACCTAAAAGCCTAgaggtaggtaggtatctTTCAGCTCTCTTGCATTAAATACCCAATCCATCGTAACCTCACATTTACTGCATTATCTCGATCACCGGCATTTCAGCACACCATTAATTTAGCGTATCGCTGTTCACATGTGCATAATCTTCCATCTTCATGGGACACGTCACCATCGTATGCTATCTCAACCATTCATCCACTAACATACGGCAATCAGAAACTGGCAGTGAACGGAATGGGGAATTTGAGACAGCCGACCTCGCTTAAGAATCAAGGATCAAATAAAGAGAAAGATCTTTTTGTCTTGAGATAGTAGGGGACGGACATGGATGGGTCCTGATCTTCCTGAGACGAAGGATAGAGATGCTCACAGAGTGGCAGTAGGGAACTTGAGACAAATGCGTGATTCTATGAGTAATTATTGTTTCAGCTTCTGAAAGATTGATACTTTGATAAAGAAGAGACTGGCACTTGTTTTTGGTCCCAAGTTAAAATGAATGGTCGTGTAACTGATCTTATCGTTCGAGGATTGTTACACGTTGGCGCAGCTGAAAACCTCAACTAAGAATAGCCATGAACCATTTAtacgatgatgagattggtTTGCAGCTGATAGACCTCATATGCCTTCATTACAGCATATCACAATGAAATAATATTGATCCAAGTACGACTTTGATTGTGCGACTCCTCACTGACAGATAACTCAAATGTCCCAAGTCTCTGGTATTGGGTCATGAGCAGTTTGGTTTTTGGAGGCTGTATCACGGATAgcgggggggggggggggggtgGTTCTGATGCACAGATTTCAGTCACTCGGGACTCTAAGGAAGACGAGAGGTTCTATTATCTTAGCTATCCCCAGGCTCTCTTTACGCTCCAAGTTCTTCAACTTGGTTTCTATCCAGGTTGACATGCATCTGCGCGTCCTCAATCTACAGAGCCCACTTCCCCTGGCAGATCTCCTGATGCTAAAGAAAACTCCCCGCCTGGCGTCGATGCTAAAAAAGTGTCTCTCAGACCAGTCACAGGGCTGCTTGGGCATAATGAGCATCCATGCATGATCATGCTATACAACATTATTTCTAAGGAAATTCAGTAGTATTACAACATGCCTGTACTCGCTGATTTAACTGTAGCgacttttataataatttactaCATTATCTGTCGAGTATCAAGATATATGTAGTATGTCTCTCGCTTTGGGTAGTGCACGCGTTTTCAACCTAAGCTCAAGCGGCGGCTAAGCAATATTAGGTCCATAATCCCCATAAACAAATGAACCAATCCGCATTCATCTTGATAGGCCCTCGGCTTGGTCCCAAGATCCCTGATCATAGAAGCATCCATTGGAAGCCAAGTCATTCCCATCTCTGGGTTGGGCTGGCTACTGCGGATGGTGCTTGTACACTGCTACACCACACTGCACGACCTACCTAACTCTAACGTTATACGACACCCGACTGCAGCTGTGCAGTGATACGCTACGCTCCTTTATTCACACCATTTCGACTTAATTCGGTTTGCAATTCAATTAATTTTGTTTTATTCTATTCTGGCACCACTCATTGAAACAATCCGTCTGCATCATCTATCCAAAGCCCAAGCTTAGGccttttctttgtcttttaCCTTACTGTACCCCCTCCCTATCTACGCGGGTTTCTTCGCACTCAACCAAACTCCAGACGATCAAGGTTTCAAGACCGCCCATAGCGCTTCCGCCGATTCGACTTACGCTCCGGACCCCGAATAACTTCAATATTTTACTGAACGGCGATATCGTGCCCCCGATGAAGCGAGCGGCCCTGGGCCAGCACATCGCCAACTTCACGTGTTCAATTTGGTAGCCGTTGGCAAACGTTTCCCCAGGCTCATCGAACCCTGGCACCTCCTTTTTTCCTTTACTGTACACCCCggatcaacaccaacactaCCTTCGAAATACGATTCGCAAACTAAACCCTCCGCTTCGACGACTGTCGCGGCCACGACCGCTCTGTCACACCTACCGCCGTCGCCGTCGCCATGTCTGACAAGACGAGGCAGTCCTCTGGCGGCCGGTCTCTATTCTCACGAAGTAAGCACAAAGACAAGCGCTTGACCGAAGAATCGAGATACCCCGCAGACGACGCCGCCAGTTTTCGCTCCTCGCGCCACAAACGAGAGTCGTCTGCCATTTCGTTGGATCGCCCAGAGTCTTCTGATGGCGGGATCAACCAGATGGCAGGCGTAATTACGTCGATACCCTACGATGCCGTTGGAGGTGGATCACGCTCTCCCATACCTGTCGAGTATCTGCCCAAAGGCGAGCAGATGCCAGTGCGCCGAGAACCTCTTCCACACCACCTAAACAAAAATGGCCTGGACTTTCACCAATACCCGAGCTGGGATGGGACGTCGGCACAGTCTGGTGCCCATTCCCCTGGGCGACAACCTCTTGGATATGGATATGGCAATGTTACTATGGCTTCAACGGGCCGTCAGACCCAATATCAGCAATGGGGTCCGCCTAGGGGCAGCTCTTCCCACTCGAATAATCCTCCCAACCCTCGATACGACTCATATATGTCATCTAACGCTCGGGGCTCAGCTGATAATCTGAGCATTCAGTCAGGTAAGACAAGTTTCATTGATGGAAGGATGTCACGCTCACCAAACGTAGCTATGCCCAGTgcctcttctcaaagctcTTATGCTGCTTCTCAGCACTCGAACCGCGATTCTCACCGGTTTACCAAATTTCCGTCTGGCCCCCCTCCAGGACAAAGCGATCCCCAGGGTGGTTTCTATTTCCCAAAACCAGACGACGATAATGTGGTCGAGCAGATGTTCCTCCAACTGATGCAGAAGCGAGGATGGCACAATCTCCCTGAGCAGGCCAGGAGACAGATGATGGCCTACCCTGCCCAGAAGAAGTGGACGCTGCTCTATCAGGATCGACTTACTGAATGGCAAGGCGAGCAGAAGCGCCGACAAACAGCACGCCCGAACCAGTATACCGCGACTCCCGATATTACGACGTACTCAGACGAAGAAGGCACCCCTGAATGGTATGTGCGGCGAGTTATGGAGGATCGCCTTGACACGAAAGGTATGGGAAGTTTGGAGGTCAATTTGCGAACTCAACAAATTGGTTGGGTCAAGAGATTCGTCGAGTGTCAGGGACAGGTCGCTCTGATGACCTTGCTGCTTAAGATCAACCGCAAGACAGCACAGGGGCCAGCCCAGGATAACACACGTATCgacaagaaccttgatcGCGAATACGATATTATCAAGTGTGTAAAGGCGCTTATGAACAACAAATTCGGCGCCGACGATGCCTTGATTCACCAAAAGGTCATGGTAGCCCTTGCTAGCTCTCTTATATCTCCTCGCCTCACCACACGGAAGCTTGTCAGCGAGATCATAACCTTCCTATGCACCTGGGGAGAGAATGCCGAAGGTCATCTGAAGGTCATTCAGGCGCTGGACGAGGTTAAGACCGCATCTGGAGAAAATGGCCGATTTGATGCTTGGATGCGTTTGGTGGAGGTCACCATTGATGGTAGGGGCAAGATGGGAAGTTTGGTCGGTGCCAGCGAAGAATTGAGGACTGGAGGTATTGGAATGGAGAACTTGCTTATGGAATACGCCGTTGCGACTCTCATGCTCGTCAACATGATTATCGATTCGCCCGAGAGAGATCTGGAGTTGAGGATACACATTCGAGCCCAGTTTACAGCATGTGGTATCAAGCGAATCTTGACGAAGATGGAGGAGTTTCAATACGAACTCCTGGACAAACAGATTGAACGGTTCAGAACAAACGAAGCCATTGACTATGAGGATATGCTTGAGAGGGAGAATAGCAGTATCAAGGACGATGTCGAAGGCGAGGTCAAGGATCTGACTGATCCCGTTCAAATTGCCGATGCTATTCAGCAGCGTCTTCACGgcaccaagaccaacgaCTACTTCATTTCGGCTCTGCAGCATCTTATGCTCATCCGAGCAAATGATGGCGAGGAGCGACTACGCATGTTCCAGTTGGTCGATTCCATGCTTAGCTACGTTGCTATGGATCGGCGACTGCCGAACATGGATC
This region includes:
- a CDS encoding checkpoint protein Hus1/Mec3: MRFRTELKNIRTFSKLTAALGSLEKIAWLRLSDDTARFTVIPDMGSQVWASLAMDFIFDGYHIQSAEAGNTINLELPLQPLQRALKSALNSISASLRLTKKDGLPVLSMTITTTTSATNPAGAAKPSGTATGDDPFDDDEMFQAEHLETSLRREHEKIITQDIPVRVLHPETVETIMQPRVREPDVHIQLPPLLQLKAISDRFTKLAMASNSGSSAHTKSPKLELSANMHGGLRLRIATETTDICSVWSNLENPELDPAQLDCPVEEHPSTKFRAGGPNHWATVRVDGKDWSRVLSVGRLEGRVIACFADDHALILYVYVPQYDDATADDSVVTYYVQSYSM